GGTTCTGGTTTGGCTGTGGGTAGGACTATGGCGGCTATTTTGGAGAATTATCAGCAAGCTGACGGGACGATTAAAGTACCGGAGGTTTTGCAGGTTTATTTGGGTAGGGAGGTTTTGTAGATATTTTACCTATCTGAAATTCTGTATAATCACTGTGAATGGTGGTTATACGGGAATGTTTTGTGATACTTTATAAAAAGTTGTGTTAATACTACATTTCGTGTTTCATTTGATAGAGAAAATTATCTCGCAGGAGATAAAAACATACTAGAAGTTATTCGATCTCTTTATCTTGAACCACTGTATGAATATGTAGATGAAAAATTAGATGACCAAGGAGAAATATTAAGTCTTTTACTTCGTTATAAACATCGTAGCGAATGGTTTTATCAAGATAAACTCTTTAAATTAACTGAGGACAATACACAAAACGCAGAGAAATTACTGGCACTTGATTTGTACTCTTATCTTTATGATCAAGGACTTGATTTTAGTTTTGAGGCATCATCTCCCAGGGGAAAAATTGATTTAATAGCTTCACAAGGTTCAGATGATCCACTTCTTGCTGATACTAAAATATTTGATGCAAAAAATCGTGGTAAAAAATATCTTCTCAAAGGTTTCCGTCAAATTTACACTTATACTCAACAATATAATGAACCATTTGGTTATTTAATAATATACAAAATAACTGAGAAAGACCTAAAATTTTCGTTAGGAACACCATCTCGTAATATTTCTGTCATCACTTATAATCACAAAACTATTTTCTTTATAACTATAGATATATATCCACATTCTAAAGCCGTTTCACAGCGAGATCCACTGAAAGCAATCTCAATCACTGAACAAGAATTAATCCAATCGGCTGAGGAAGAAATTACCCAAGATGAGTAATTAGTGCGATCGCTCATCTTGTAAGGTGCGTTAATAAAATGTAATGCACCATTTTTTATTAATATTTAACTGTCTGAATCAGGATAACCAGGATGAAAGGATTAACAGGATTGTATTTGAGTTTGATAAGTAGGTTTACATAATAAAAGCAACATTTATTGCGTTTTGTAAAATGGCTGAAACTCAATCATAATCTCGCGTTAAGATAACTTTACATACCGTTACATACCTTTAAATTTTCCTGTTTACCTACTTATTATGGGATATTTGAATTAGCGCAATTTCAGAAAATGCAGATTAATTTTAAAAAACATCCTGTACATCCTCAAATCTTGGACATCCTGATTCTGACAATTTTTAGCTACAATTAAAGCATTAGAAGTGATTCAGAAAGTAAGCTATTATCCCCATTTGCTTACAAAAACAAAGAATATGATACATGAAAAAAATCTCCCAATGCTTTGGCTTGATTTTTGCTAATACTTCTTTTACCATTTATTACTTCTGAAGTAATACCTTTTGAGCCAAAAATCTCGACAATATCCTTTTGTTTGAGTTGTCTTACTGACATTAACTCATGTAATATATCTAGGGGAGTTACAGCTTTCATTTGATAGACTTTATTTTCATATTGCTCAATTAGTGTTACTAGCAACTGTAAAACTTCAGCTTGTTCGTCTGTCAAATTTTCCCCTAAATCCATAAGCTTATCTACTTCATTTAGTAGCCGCTTATGCTCTATTTCTGTGTCAATTATACGTGGCACAGTTTCAGAAAGTAGCTTAATGTATTCTTCCTTGTTTAGTGTAGTTGTCATATACAACCCCCTTTGGGGTAGAATGTTTTCACTAGGGACATAGTAAAGCTATGTCCTAGATATTTATTAGCTTCTCAGTAGTGTAATTAGACTATTGAAAAGCGAAGTCTCCTAATTAGTCATCATTTTTTCCACTTATCTTCATTATATTCACTATGAGTTAATACATCTTCAATCTTAATAGTCTTGACTTTATAGGTAATTTTAGTAATTAACCGAAATTTATTTCCTCCTATATTAAAAACTGTGTACCCTTGTACAAAATCTGCGTGTGGATAAACTTCCCTTACATCTATAATGTGTTTCCATTCTTCCTTTTGAGCAGTTTGGAGCCAAACATTAAGACTAGTTTCAGAATCTGGATGAATCTTAATAAATTCATATAGGCCTTCGATACCAATAACTTTCATAATTTTTTAATTTTAATTTTTTAAACAATTTTTTAAAGATCATTATCAATTCCTCTTGCTTACCTTCGTTTTAACTAATTCCATGTTCTCATAAAGAGAACCAAATGTCAAAACTCTGTACAGGAATTTTTGGAAATTCATTTTAAATTAGGCGAAGTGTTGCATTTAGCAGCGCGTAAATATTACGCTACTGCAAGCAGATAGCTCATCCTGTAGGGTGCGTTAATGAAATATAATGCACCATTTTTATTAATATTTAACTGTCTGAATCAGGATTAAAGGATTAAAGGATTAACAGGATAATATTTGATATTAATATTCTGGAATATTTGAATTAGCGCAATTTCTGAAAATATAGATGAATATTAATAAAACATCCTGTACATCCTCAAATCCTGAGCATCCTGATTCAGACAAAAAGGATTAACAGGATACAGTATAGTAAATTTACCAAAGTAATCGCATTGGAATAATATGACCAAAACAATATACATAGAAACAAGTATTATTGGTTATTTAACAGCAAGACCTAGTAAAAATTTGATAGTTGCTGCTAATGCAGAATTAACAAGAGACTGGTGGGACAATCAGCGAAACTCCTTTACTATTTACATTTCTCCACTGGTATTGCAAGAAGTAGCAAAAGGTGATGCAGAAATGGTGAATAAAAGACTAGAAGTTCTAAATAACTTTCCTTTACTTGATATCACAGAATCAGTACAAAATTTAGCACAGGAATTTCAAAAACAAAGTAATTTACCACCCAGTGCTGCTTATGATACTGTTCACATTGCTACAGCTACCGTCTATGGATTGGATTATCTGTTAACATGGAATTGTAAGCACATTGCTAACCCCTATATTCAGAAAAAACTCTCACAGATTGCTGATAGTTTAGAGTATGAATTGCCAACAATATGTACACCTTATGAAATGTTAGGAGAATAATTTATGTGGAATGATGAAGTTTTGGCAGAAATTCGTAAAATAAGAGATGAACAAGCTAAGTCATTTAATTATGATTTGGCTGCTATTTGTGCTGATTTAAGAAAACAACAAGCAACAAGTGGAAGAAAGATTATTTCTATTCCATTGAAGAAAGTAGTTCTCTCACGCTAATTTTGTAGGGTGCATTAATACAAGATGATGCACCTTTTTCTATTAATATTTAACTGTCTGAATCAGGATATCCACCGATTAAAGGATTAACAGGATTTTATTTGATATTGATATTATAGAATATTTGAATTAGCGCAATTTCTGAAAATGTAGATAAATATTAAAAAAACATCCTGTACATCCTCAAATCCTGGACATCCTGATTCAGACAAAATGCAATTTCTGAAAATATAGATGAATATTAAAAAACATCCTGTATATCCTCAAATCCTGGACATCCTGATTCAGACAAATAATGTTAAAATTTTTATCAGCAGAAAATGGTCAAAAAAGATAAACTAATTGAAAAATTAAAAAATAGCCCCAATAATGTAAAGTTTAGTGATATTCGTAAACTTTTAGAGTTAGAGGAATTTTTCTTAGATAGAATTACAGGTAGTCATCACATATTTATCAAAGATGAAACAATCTTAGTAATTCCAGTTCATAATAATCGGGTAAAATCAGTTTATGTTAAACGAGTATTAGAATTAATAGAAGGAGCGTAATCATGAATTATCCCATAGTTGTTTATCCTTGTGAAGAAGGCGGTTTTGTAGCAGAAATTCCCGCATTAAAAGGAT
The window above is part of the Dolichospermum sp. DET69 genome. Proteins encoded here:
- a CDS encoding transcriptional regulator yields the protein MTTTLNKEEYIKLLSETVPRIIDTEIEHKRLLNEVDKLMDLGENLTDEQAEVLQLLVTLIEQYENKVYQMKAVTPLDILHELMSVRQLKQKDIVEIFGSKGITSEVINGKRSISKNQAKALGDFFHVSYSLFL
- a CDS encoding type II toxin-antitoxin system HigB family toxin, which produces MKVIGIEGLYEFIKIHPDSETSLNVWLQTAQKEEWKHIIDVREVYPHADFVQGYTVFNIGGNKFRLITKITYKVKTIKIEDVLTHSEYNEDKWKK
- a CDS encoding type II toxin-antitoxin system VapC family toxin, producing MTKTIYIETSIIGYLTARPSKNLIVAANAELTRDWWDNQRNSFTIYISPLVLQEVAKGDAEMVNKRLEVLNNFPLLDITESVQNLAQEFQKQSNLPPSAAYDTVHIATATVYGLDYLLTWNCKHIANPYIQKKLSQIADSLEYELPTICTPYEMLGE
- a CDS encoding type II toxin-antitoxin system HicA family toxin — its product is MVKKDKLIEKLKNSPNNVKFSDIRKLLELEEFFLDRITGSHHIFIKDETILVIPVHNNRVKSVYVKRVLELIEGA